The Helianthus annuus cultivar XRQ/B chromosome 16, HanXRQr2.0-SUNRISE, whole genome shotgun sequence genome includes a window with the following:
- the LOC110919915 gene encoding F-box/LRR-repeat protein 25-like, which produces MARRGSSKVRSRARELSKNDRITRLPDGVIHHIFSFIDTRSVVRSSLLSQSWRNTWKSHSHLNFEIRPSPDQRDDVTELSTIDFRSNSITLRLLRKIVIYAMSHRTRKLKIEFLGDKQTRRGGFDSSLFRSRYLEHLVLSIDFGLKISPSLTWDFPALTTLTIKRVTFTLQLPNGDASRSIDLFSRFPNLKTLALDGCTLSNIDTFIIKSSELESLSLICINQSCEFVVSAPKLSSFTYNGIARFLLSTKDLCSLKTVNFQTIYHRSIQGQPMFIELLINTFQQLCKAKSLTLNLDAVRLLSKFPELRERQNCPFTSLESLTLVSRHRLPKSLTAFASVLDYFSRSSPALKVHIDLNPKPLLFRY; this is translated from the exons ATGGCTCGGAGGGGATCGTCAAAGGTTAGAAGTAGAGCTAGGGAATTGTCGAAAAATGATCGGATCACTCGATTGCCAGATGGTGTGATTCATCACATATTTTCGTTCATAGATACTCGATCTGTCGTTCGAAGTAGTCTTCTATCACAAAGCTGGAGAAATACATGGAAATCCCACTCGCATTTGAACTTTGAGATTAGGCCATCTCCCGATCAG CGTGATGACGTTACCGAGCTTTCCACCATCGATTTCCGATCAAATTCCATCACTCTTCGGCTTCTCAGAAAGATCGTAATCTACGCAATGTCGCACAGGACGCGAAAGCTAAAGATTGAATTCTTGGGTGATAAGCAAACACGACGTGGTGGATTCGATTCATCTTTGTTTAGATCTCGATATCTCGAACACCTTGTTTTGAGTATCGATTTTGGGCTTAAAATAAGTCCGTCGCTGACATGGGATTTTCCAGCATTGACCACTTTGACTATTAAACGTGTTACATTCACGTTACAACTTCCTAACGGTGATGCTAGTAGGTCTATTGATTTGTTTTCCCGATTTCCGAATCTAAAAACTCTTGCTTTGGATGGTTGTACGTTATCTAATATCGATACTTTCATAATCAAGTCGAGTGAATTAGAGAGTCTATCGTTGATATGTATTAATCAATCGTGTGAGTTTGTGGTCTCAGCACCAAAGCTTTCTTCGTTCACCTATAATGGCATTGCTAGGTTTTTGTTATCCACTAAAGATCTTTGTTCATTAAAAACTGTAAATTTCCAAACAATCTATCATAGATCTATTCAGGGGCAACCGATGTTTATTGAGCTGTTGATCAACACTTTTCAACAACTCTGTAAAGCAAAGTCTCTTACCTTAAACTTAGACGCCGTGAGGCTTCTTTCTAAGTTCCCGGAATTGCGTGAAAGACAAAATTGCCCTTTCACGAGTTTGGAAAGTTTGACTTTGGTTTCACGCCACCGACTACCGAAATCCTTGACTGCGTTTGCCAGTGTTCTCGATTATTTCAGTCGCAGCTCTCCCGCTCTTAAGGTTCATATCGATTTGAATCCAAAACCATTGCTGTTCCGTTATTAG